Proteins encoded in a region of the Suncus etruscus isolate mSunEtr1 chromosome 1, mSunEtr1.pri.cur, whole genome shotgun sequence genome:
- the LOC126029611 gene encoding TLC domain-containing protein 2-like — translation MELLAFLIIGASFAGFRGLHWILKYLPMPKAAARNRWKWQYTCVSLVHSVLAGTGALLGVVFFPQIIADPVHFHSPWFLTLVSISVGYFLADGVELFWNQALRQTWPELCHHVVVAICFTTAILVHYYLGFMVVSLLMMLNSICQNIRKLLLFSRKAPSRAFNMASWATMVSFVIFRLVPLGWMILWLSQHYHEVHPVLVVLGIIGLFTVGVLSIIGAVQILISDVRRSRHCPFTSGHKETPETRFCLIGEQVAGHSSTLRMRN, via the exons ATGGAGCTCTTGGCGTTTCTCATCATTGGCGCCTCCTTCGCTGGCTTTCGGGGGCTGCACTGGATCCTGAAATACCTGCCCATGCCCAAAGCTGCTGCTCGGAACCGCTGGAAGTGGCAGTACACCTGTGTCTCGCTGGTGCACAGCGTGTTAGCCGGAACCGGGGCGCTGCTCGG GGTGGTATTCTTCCCCCAGATAATTGCCGACCCAGTTCATTTCCACTCTCCTTGGTTTCTGACGCTGGTTTCTATATCTGTGG GTTACTTCCTGGCTGATGGAGTTGAACTGTTCTGGAACCAGGCCTTGAGACAGACCTGGCCTGAACTCTGTCACCATGTGGTG GTAGCAATCTGCTTCACCACTGCCATTCTAGTTCATTACTACCTGGGCTTCATGGTGGTGTCTCTACTCATGATGCTGAACTCCATCTGCCAGAACATACGGAAGTTGCTGCTGTTTTCCAGGAAGGCCCCATCCCGGGCCTTCAACATGGCCTCCTGGGCCACTATGGTCAGCTTTGTTATCTTCCGCCTTGTGCCACTGGGGTGGATGATTCTGTGGCTGAGCCAGCATTATCATGAGGTGCATCCTGTCCTGGTTGTCCTAGGTATCATTGGACTGTTTACTGTAGGTGTATTGAGCATTATAGGAGCTGTCCAAATCCTTATTAGTGATGTTCGGCGGTCTCGGCATTGCCCATTCACATCTGGGCACAAGGAAACACCAGAAACCAGGTTCTGTTTAATTGGTGAGCAAGTTGCTGGACACTCGTCTACTCTCAgaatgagaaactag